The Acidobacteriota bacterium genome has a segment encoding these proteins:
- a CDS encoding protein-L-isoaspartate(D-aspartate) O-methyltransferase yields MSGVGERFQRKRMVEKLQRRGIRDPRVLQALQDVPRHEFVRKNLRNQAYQRFALPSSSDQTISQPYIVARTTELLELDPEHSLLEIGTGTGYHTAVLARLVRRVYSLERVPELAKEAIQRMRAMGYDNVKIQIFDGTVGWSEVAPFDRILVTAGAPAAPRPLLQQLKVGGRLLIPEGSQERQRLVLYERSEHGFERSEGEPVAFVPLIGRHGW; encoded by the coding sequence CGCAAGCGCATGGTGGAGAAGCTCCAGCGCCGGGGGATTCGTGATCCGCGGGTGCTCCAGGCTCTCCAGGACGTGCCTCGCCACGAGTTTGTACGCAAGAATCTGCGCAACCAGGCCTACCAGCGCTTCGCTCTGCCATCGAGCTCCGACCAGACCATCTCCCAGCCCTACATCGTCGCCCGCACCACCGAGCTGCTGGAGCTCGATCCGGAGCATTCCCTGCTCGAGATCGGCACCGGTACCGGCTACCACACAGCGGTGCTGGCCCGACTGGTGCGCCGGGTCTACAGCCTGGAGCGAGTACCGGAGCTGGCCAAGGAAGCGATCCAGCGCATGCGGGCCATGGGCTACGACAACGTCAAGATCCAGATCTTCGACGGCACCGTCGGCTGGAGCGAGGTAGCTCCCTTCGACCGCATTCTGGTCACCGCCGGGGCCCCGGCGGCCCCCCGGCCGCTGCTCCAACAGCTCAAGGTCGGTGGCCGGCTGTTGATCCCCGAAGGCAGCCAGGAAAGACAACGGCTGGTGCTCTACGAACGGAGCGAGCACGGCTTCGAACGCAGCGAGGGGGAGCCGGTGGCCTTCGTGCCTCTCATCGGTCGCCACGGGTGGTAG